The genomic interval AGCTCCAGCACGTGGGTCAGGATGACAGGACTTGGGACAGGAAAGGATGGGCTGAAACCCCGAGGGTGCCGTGGCTCACACATGCTCCTGTCCTTCCTCAACTCCTGTCTTGTTGCCATGACAGAATGCCCAAGAAAACGCTAAAGAAGGAAGAGCCTTTGCTTTGGCTGGTGGTCTCAGGGCTTGCTGTCCTTGACGGCAGAGGAGGCAGGGCAACAGGAGCAGAAGGCGGCTGATCAAGTTGcatccagtcaggaagcagagataacTGCTGGTGCTCAGCCTGCTCCCTCCTTATCCACTCTGGGACTCCAGCCATGGTATTATTGTTTGTATTTACAATGGGCTGCTACCATTTCAATTAGCCCTTACTGGATAATCCCCTATTCCTGGAggtctgtttccatggtgattctaaatcccatcaagttgacagcTAAGATGAACTGCCACACTCCCTGACTTTCATGGGACTGGACAGGGAGGCTTCAGTAGCCTCTCCAGGTGGGGATAGACCAGGAATCATTCAAGATGCAGCAAAGTCAGGCCCACAGAGGATACTTTGGCCTCCCTGCCTGTCTTAGGTTAAGGCCCTGGAGGGGTCCAAATGACCGTAGGTTGCACACAGTGCATATGTATTCAGGGTCACCATAGACAAAGGGTTGACCAATATGGTAGCTCCAGGAGCTACAGGTGGTAGTGGGAGGGTTGAGGGGCAGCCCTGTATTCCTCAGCAAGGGTCCCCAGTTGAAGACATAGGGTAGCAGCTTCCCGGGGTTCAGGCATATTCCAGGTACATGATTCCTCCCCACATCATGGGTGAGGCCAGGTATCCTCAGACCTCCAAGTTCATGTTAGGGCAACAGCCAAGAACCGGGGATCCTGGGAGAGCAAGTAATTCCTAAAGACTCTCCTGAGCCTAAAACTGGGCCAGATACTGTTTACTTTTTCTGCACATCCCTGACTCCGAAAGAATTAAGCAATTAACCTGCACACCCATGTGTGGTGTGAATAGTGTGAGACTCTAACACTTTGGTGTTTGAATCTCTGGAACACCAGGAACTTAATTAGTTTGCTGCAACCAAGAGGCACAGATTTGGTGGTTTAAACAACAGGAAAGCCCAATTGATCGCCAGCCTGAGGCTGGAGACCTGGCCATGGCCAGGGCTGGCTGGTTCCTTCTGAGGACTGTGATGGCCAAGTGGCTGTCAGGCTTATGGAGGCATCTTGCCCATCCTCAGATGAAGTTCTTGCTGTGTGCATGTCCCTATGTCCAAATGTCCTTCTAAGACACCAGccactggagcctgtccttcctccaGCATGGCCTCATTTTTTACTAATGACATCTGCAGTGGCCCAGTTTCCAAACAAGGTCACATCCTGATGTGCTGGGGGGTTAGGACTTCAGTGTAGCAAtggcactctgtgtgtgtgtgtgtgtgtgtgtgtccaaccCATGTTAGTAACTGATTTTTTACTTAGATTTCTTGTCAAAATACCCCTGGCCATTTGAACAACTGTCATGGAGGGAATGTTGTTTACCACAAACCCCATCTCTACTCTCCATTTCCCATGACTGTGCCATACATATTATGGGCTGGGTACCATTGAAGGGTGAAGGAGGACATTAATGAACAGAGGTGAGAGTGCCACTCTCCTGCCACCCTCACAGAAACGCAACGGCAAGGAGCACCTTAGCCTTCCATGTGCCCTGCAGGCTCTACTCTGGCCTCCTGGGTCACTACTTCTAGCATGGCAGCAAAGCCTGTGAGGTGAGCACAGTCACCCCATTGGCACCGTGCAGAGGAGGAAAGCGAGGCAAGGTGGCAGCAACAGCCGGACAGTGTCTGACCTCAACTAGGTCAGTTCGCTGTAAGGCCTGTACTGCACAATGCAAACCCAGGGCAGCAGGAGAGAGGGGCAAGAAGGGAGAGGTGTGGGCATGGACACTACGGGTGTCTCTGACTAGGACACCAAACACATCGGGCCTACCCGTATGACCAGTTTAAACCTACTTTCCTTGGTAAAGGGCCTTGTCTCCAGTTTGTAGCAGGAGGGTCATAAATTAGTGCATCAGCACAACTCAGTCCTAAATAAACACTAGCTAGTGCCAGAATGTTTTAACCGCCCTAAAGAGAACCCTGGGCCCATTAAGCATTCACATGTCCATTCTCCTCCCCTGTGCCTGGCAGCTGGCtatctgctttctgtctttcGGGACCTGTCCAGTCTAGATGACTCACACAGAATCGTACAGTCATGTAATACATGCACTACATGGCCTTTTCTGTCTGCTATTGTTCACACAGCTCAAGGTTCACAGAGCCATCTGTTTTCCTCcatactggagattgaacccaggactctgGGTATACTAGAAAGCTAGGGCCATACTCTCTCAGTAGCCAGAGTCACAAATAACCAGGACCCTTGGGACTTTGCACCAGGTCAGACTGCTACTGTTGTGTGGCTGCTCCCATGTGCACCCCCCTGGCCAAGTAAGTACAGAGCACCTGAAGTGCCAGGAACTGCTAGGAATATTCCTCAGTCTGACTTGTCCATAAGGGAAATCTCAGTGTGGATACTGAACCCAGAGTTGTAGACGATACCCAGTAAGCTTGCTAAGTAACCAAGCAAATTGGGGTGGGGACAGAACCGTTCTCTCCACACAGACTTGCAAGAGGGCTTGAGGAGGCTAAGGTGCAAAAGTGCCTGGTTCTCTGGCAGGGAAACTCCAAGGATTCCCAAGCGCCCAGGCAGAGCAGCCACAGGCCCTTGCCACCAGGCCAGACCATGTTTCTGAGCTTGTGAATGGTGATGCTGCCATCTGCTGGCGAATCGGAAACTTGCAAGAAAAGCAGCCAAGGCAGAAGAGCACCAGCTAGCTCGCAGTCAGAGACACCATCAAGCTGAAAGAACGCATGCTGGACCAGACATTTACACAGGCATTCAGAACGCTGGTACCGACAGCAATTTTTGGTTCATTTTTCATAGTTTATTTTTTTCAGCATCACTTACACATCATAAAACTTACATATGGCAAGTACACAactagtgattttttaaaaaaataaacttattttgCAGTGATGGCAAAGGGAGTTATATGGTGGACCCTAAGAGTCTCACCCCTGGCACACATGTCCTTCTATAGAGGTTTTGACAGGGAACTATGTCAGTGACAATTTATGACAGAATAAGGTCACTCGGAAAGATGTGACTAAATACACATCTGAGGAAAGTATTTGTGAGGAGCTAAACCCACTAAGAAAACAGTGCTACCTTGTTGGGGTGCTGATACAATACAGCGCAGGGCAGGGGGTCTCACCAAGCCCTAGCTATTGGACTTCTTTAACCTTCTCTGTATGTGTACGGCTGAGTgttgtgcctgtggaggccagaggagggcgttAGAtaccttggagctagagttaaagGTGGTTTTGAACATCCCAATGCAGAGCTGAACTGAACTGGGGTCATATAACTCCAGAGAGTTCTGAGAGGTCCAGGAAAAGGGGTCATGGTCTAATAGACGTGTAGTTAGTAGTCCCGGGATATAGGGAGTAGacgaagaagaaggggagagatcCAGGGCCTGGACTCTGGGACATTTAATGTTCAGATGTAGACTGGAATCAGCAAGGATGAATTCTGAGTCTGAGCCAGTCACTGGAGAAAGGAATAGACCTAGAGAGAAAGGGGGCAATACTTACGCTCAGAGTTGCCCAAATTGGGGATTAAGAATCTGTGGATGCAATAGAGAGGTCACTGAAGAAAAACATTTGAGTGAAGTCCTGGGACTAAGCTCTGAATGATGGGCTCGAAGGAAAAATCAGAGGCTCCATCTAGGGGGCCATATTCCAGTGAAAAAGCCTCACAAAGCACCCACTGGCCAAGTAAGTACTGAGTGTCTGCCAGAGCCTTCGTGGAACATTCCCCAGGATTACACCCCTGCAAGGAGACCAAAGGCCTGCACAGTGGCTTTCTGCATTCTATAGCAATGACACCGGGGGaagtgagcaggggagggggctgCAGTTGAACTGGGCAGTCACCAGGTGTAGACATGGGAGCGGGAGTTGGAGGAAAGTTCCTGTTTGCTTCTGTGTTCTCAGAACCACAGCAAGACCAcaggtggggtgaggggagagTTGCGAGAGCCCAAGGAGCTGGAAGAGAGTGGCATGAAGGGCAGCACATGGTGGCTGTGAGAGGGGTGAGGGCTCAGTGGAAGTGTGGTCTGGAGACCGAAGGGCCACTTGTTACCAGCCGGGTAcacagagggcagagatggaTTGTCCATCAGTGTGATGGATGACCTGGTGGGGGAGTTGTGATACTCAGACTATGGGATGTAGCCTAGCTAACAGTAACAGATGTTAGGATGAGGTGAGGGACCAAGGGCAGATATGACCCATGAAGGTGAGGAGCTACTGGAACGAGAAACAGTTGAGCCAGTGGGAGATGGGAGAAGTGGGAAGGGGCTAACATCCACTGGCAACCATCACATCCCAAGTTCAATCCAGGCACCGGTTATTCAAGGTACCCACACTTTGGCACACCCTTGGACGGGATGTTCAACCCTCATGAAGGTCTGGTTTTGCCTGCTGTGCCAGCCTTGGGGGATGGACTATGGTGTACTGAGTGGCTAGGAAACTGGGAGGGGAACCTGATGTCACTCAGTCGACAGTTCTCTGGTCCTGGCGGTTGTGTGGAATCCTCCTGTCCTTGGCAGGTTCTCTCATCAGGTACTCTGCTTTTCTGAGCTAGAGTTGCTGGAGGTTGTTCTCAAATATTCCCATAGGTAATCTACAGTGTGCTACAAGGTAGCCATTCTCATGTTTGCTTAGACATTCTAGAGACAGTACTATGGACATCATAGGAGCCCCCAGGCCTGAGGGACTGAGCAAACTCAGCCAGGGAGCTCTATAAGGGCAGAAGGTGACCGGGACTTCCCAGTGGGTGCTAGACTACTTCAGGCCTGTAAGGGCTCATCTTATTCTCAGCCAGCCAGTCTAGAGAAAATCCTGGGTGGCCAAGAAGTTGGCTAAGGCCTACCCAGAAGTGGCTGCCAGGTCAGGCTGTTCAGAAGACTCCGAGGCCTCCACTGCAGGCTGGTAACATGACTGGACTCCAGGCTTACAGCCAGGTCAGTGACACATTTCATTTTTGGGTGGTGCTGAGGCTCAAACCCAGGTTCTTCTGCATTGATATGTGATTTTATAGTATTAAGGTCTTAAGATTAATAATGCTTAgaaactgagcatggtggcacatgcttttaatcccagcactcgataggcagacacaggtggatctctgtgagttcaaggtcagcctggtttccTTAGACAGTTCAaggctagctagggctacatgatgagaccctgaaaaaaaaaaagtataatattggaaaaatttacaaaatataaaacattatatgAAAAAGCTAGCTCATTTATTCAAATTAAATTATACGTTTAATATACAAATAGAAtctgtataaatattttaaaatataagatacTAAAATCTTCTatcatataaaaatgtaaatctatctatattttgtgtatacatatgtcaTAACAGGACAAATGTACAGTAGCTGACGTTAGGTGCGCTGTTGCACTGATGTGAATCAGCTGTCCTCACCCTAGACTGCTTCTCTGAGTTGTTGACTGCTGCGTAGCAGCCCTATGCGGTTGGCCGACCTCCCTGGGACCAGCAGGGGCGAGCAGGCCTTCCTCCCACTCCCTGGGTTGTGCAGAGCCGACAGGGAGCCGGGTTGGGCAGGAGGGACGGTTCTCTCTAGTGTTACGAGACCTCACTGCTCCAGCTCATGTTCATTCTGCAGTGTCTTCATTGCCAGCCCCCAGAGagtcatactggagaaaaactgtCCCTCAGAGTTCCTGTAGGTCACCGAAGGTGCCCGGCTGCCCAGTGGCTCAGTGCAGTGGTTGTCCAGAGTGGCCAGGGAAGAGCGGGACACAGCCATGCCATCGGCCTGTGGCTGCTCCACACCTGCTGAGGGCTCCACATCTGAGTACGCGTAGGCCTGTGGCTGGCTCTGCAGCTCCGGTGGCTTGGCCAGCTTAGAAGGTTCCAGGCTCAGTCTGTCCTGGTCACTCATGCCAGGAGGGCGAAGCATGGAGCGTAACTTACAGTAGGAGCCACTACAGTGGCCATCGAATCCTGCCACAGAACTTTCCACAGGCTGCACAGGGAGCTTGACAGACACAGGCATCAGTGTGACAGACACATCCTGGGAGAAGGAGTCCGAGCTCTGAGACCTGTCCAGGTCAGAGGGCTCAATGGGCCGGCTCAGCTCACCCAGCACAACGGGGCTCCTGGCATCAGCTCTGCCGTGCATCCTCTTGTGCCGCCGCAACACAGCCGAGCGTGTGAAACACTTGCTGCAGACCTCACAGCTATagggcttctccccagtgtgagTGCGCACGTGCCTGCGCAGGTCTCCTGAGCCCCCAAAGCACTTCCCTGCAGAGAAGGGCTAGTTTAGAAGTGGAAGGATCCCCTCCTTCTGAACAACCAATCTAAGGGAAGCTGAGGGGGATGGCACCCTCACTTTGAATGAGATCCCTCTCCAATGGGCCCTTGCAGCTGGAGACTCAGCACAAGCCCTCTGGGCCTCAGTGCTAGGGCCTGCCCAGGCAGCCAGCAGCTGCTCCGTATCAGACTGAAACACAGCCCCCTCAACGACGGTACTCCTGTGCAATGCTGCTGTCAGCTAGCCCGTGATGGTCCCCGATGCTCCTCAGCTGAGGACGGTATTGAGTGAGgatgtggaacctttaggagagAGGGCCCAGCTAGTGAGAGTGAGTCACTAGGGCTAGACCTCTGATGGAAACCATAAGCCCAGAACAAACCTTTCCCCTCTAGCTTCTGTCTAGAACGGTGGGGTGTAGGCAGTGGTAGTGCGCATGGTCAGGTAGCCTAGAAAGCCTACCACCCCTTTCCTGACGTCTGTGCAGGAAGCTTGTACCAAAGACGTGCACATACTTGTCTGTCCTTCAGCCTGCTTCCTTGTGAGGAGCAGAACTCAGGAGATAACTGCAAAGGCCTTCCGGTGAGAGCTCTCTGAAAGGAAACACCCCTTGCATACTGGACACACGGACAGCTTCTCCCTGACTGAATGCCGCATACCACCGCTTTGATTCTGCAGCCATGGGGGCCGTGTAAAGCAACAGGAGCAGGTGGGATGGGGGCACAAAGAAGAATGCCACTGAACCAACAGCTAGGGCTCTCCAAGAAAGCTCTGAATACCTCCATATAAACCCTGAGCCAGCACCCACTAACAGCTCGTGTCAGCCCAGTGTCAGGGTCAGCGTTTTCATATAACACCAGTCAGGCATCTTCACAGCTTTACGTGCCATCTTAGTAATGTGTCTGTGGGAGTCTACGGCTTTAGTGTTCCAGCTCCTCGTTTACTACTGTGCGACCTAGCTGCCTTCTGCTCCCGACCATCCATCTCTGGGCATAAGTAGATCCTCTGCCTTCCACTGTACCACTAACTCTCAGCTGGGACTTGTGGGCAGCTGCCACCCCCATCTGTAGGGTCCCTAGTGCACACATACTTTAGCCATATGGAGTCACCATGGAAAGAGAGTGAGACCTGACCTCACAGTTATCAGGCTGTGTGCCGTTGGCTAGTCTGTCAGAAAAGAGATGGGAGGGAAGTCCTGAGCTGTCAGATGCCAACTGCAGCCCCAGCCCTCAGTAGAAGCTAACCCAGGTGCACTCTGAACAGACCGCCATAAAGACAGTTCACCCAGTCATCACAGCTCCGCCAGCACACACAATGGGCACATGGGCAAATGCCTTCCTCAGGTTCCTGGGGGTGTATGACTCTTGATTCCATGTAGTCACAAGCTACAGCTGCTCAATTCCTGGTCTTCACATGTGCActtggttttgtgtgccaacttgacacagctggagttatcacagagaaaggagctttagttggggaaatgcctccatgagatccagctgtggggcattttcacaattagtgatcaagaggggaggtcccctgtgggtggtgccatccctaggctggtagtcttggttctataagagagcaggctgagcaagacagaagaagcaagccagtaagcagtactcctccatggcttctgtatccgctcctgcctccaggttcctaccctcagttccagtcctgacttcctttggtgatgaacagcagtgtggaagtgtaagctgaataaagcctttcctccctatcttgcctcttggtcatgatgtttgtgcaggaatagaaagccaTGCACCAAGGTACCCGAGGTGGAGAGCTGCCTGCTCTTCCTTTACCATCCGTGGCCTCGCTGAGGCCTACCCAG from Mus musculus strain C57BL/6J chromosome 5, GRCm38.p6 C57BL/6J carries:
- the Zbtb49 gene encoding zinc finger and BTB domain-containing protein 49 isoform X5; its protein translation is MAGNLQTHLRRHSGEKPYICEICGKRFAASGDVQRHIIIHSGEKPHLCDTCGRGFSNFSNLKEHKKTHTADKVFTCDECGKSFNMQRKLVKHRVRHTGERPYSCPACGKCFGGSGDLRRHVRTHTGEKPYSCEVCSKCFTRSAVLRRHKRMHGRADARSPVVLGELSRPIEPSDLDRSQSSDSFSQDVSVTLMPVSVKLPVQPVESSVAGFDGHCSGSYCKLRSMLRPPGMSDQDRLSLEPSKLAKPPELQSQPQAYAYSDVEPSAGVEQPQADGMAVSRSSLATLDNHCTEPLGSRAPSVTYRNSEGQFFSSMTLWGLAMKTLQNEHELEQ
- the Zbtb49 gene encoding zinc finger and BTB domain-containing protein 49 isoform X4, which codes for MSWQPSASISGEKPFECNICGKHFSQAGNLQTHLRRHSGEKPYICEICGKRFAASGDVQRHIIIHSGEKPHLCDTCGRGFSNFSNLKEHKKTHTADKVFTCDECGKSFNMQRKLVKHRVRHTGERPYSCPACGKCFGGSGDLRRHVRTHTGEKPYSCEVCSKCFTRSAVLRRHKRMHGRADARSPVVLGELSRPIEPSDLDRSQSSDSFSQDVSVTLMPVSVKLPVQPVESSVAGFDGHCSGSYCKLRSMLRPPGMSDQDRLSLEPSKLAKPPELQSQPQAYAYSDVEPSAGVEQPQADGMAVSRSSLATLDNHCTEPLGSRAPSVTYRNSEGQFFSSMTLWGLAMKTLQNEHELEQ
- the Zbtb49 gene encoding zinc finger and BTB domain-containing protein 49 isoform X3, with translation MPLPSSSACCGSCQWPHGEKPFECNICGKHFSQAGNLQTHLRRHSGEKPYICEICGKRFAASGDVQRHIIIHSGEKPHLCDTCGRGFSNFSNLKEHKKTHTADKVFTCDECGKSFNMQRKLVKHRVRHTGERPYSCPACGKCFGGSGDLRRHVRTHTGEKPYSCEVCSKCFTRSAVLRRHKRMHGRADARSPVVLGELSRPIEPSDLDRSQSSDSFSQDVSVTLMPVSVKLPVQPVESSVAGFDGHCSGSYCKLRSMLRPPGMSDQDRLSLEPSKLAKPPELQSQPQAYAYSDVEPSAGVEQPQADGMAVSRSSLATLDNHCTEPLGSRAPSVTYRNSEGQFFSSMTLWGLAMKTLQNEHELEQ
- the Zbtb49 gene encoding zinc finger and BTB domain-containing protein 49 isoform 2 (isoform 2 is encoded by transcript variant 2) → MGWPGGRSLLLRKMQWRELEARLLKKKGGENWVQRAAVRRSCQEPQLPGKTRPRLSSPRNSMHVNCVGSLLNTQAIWSCTNGLIQAGNLQTHLRRHSGEKPYICEICGKRFAASGDVQRHIIIHSGEKPHLCDTCGRGFSNFSNLKEHKKTHTADKVFTCDECGKSFNMQRKLVKHRVRHTGERPYSCPACGKCFGGSGDLRRHVRTHTGEKPYSCEVCSKCFTRSAVLRRHKRMHGRADARSPVVLGELSRPIEPSDLDRSQSSDSFSQDVSVTLMPVSVKLPVQPVESSVAGFDGHCSGSYCKLRSMLRPPGMSDQDRLSLEPSKLAKPPELQSQPQAYAYSDVEPSAGVEQPQADGMAVSRSSLATLDNHCTEPLGSRAPSVTYRNSEGQFFSSMTLWGLAMKTLQNEHELEQ